A section of the Castanea sativa cultivar Marrone di Chiusa Pesio chromosome 12, ASM4071231v1 genome encodes:
- the LOC142619240 gene encoding cytochrome P450 CYP82J17-like, translating into MSHKNQPVSFSHRCKILPSCGQNVHSILHSLKFEDIMEITSHLLAIAGFFLLALLYNRWRVRIGSHKIKGMLAPEPSGALPIIGHLHKLRGQNPIARTLGAMADKDGPIFMIRLGMKPALVISSHEAVKECFTTNDKAFAARPMSSQGKHLGYNYAVFGLASYGEYWLKMRKLAKLELLSSRRLETLKNVQVFEVETLIKDLYNLCKSNEGNQANVVISEWVERLTFNIITNMIAGKRYFDNFNHGNDGEAQRIGKNIKAFMYTLGVPIISDLIPFLGCFDLLGQVKSMKRIARELDSVAGSWVEEHSMRRLKGSEPTDKLDFIDVMLSEIEDDAAFGHSRETIIKATAMSLILGGSDTTSLTLTWLLSILLNNKHALKQAQEELDLKVGRDKWVDDHDIKDLVYLQSVVKETLRLYPPSPLSVPHEAKEDCHVCGYYVPKGTRLLVNVWKLHRDPRIWEDPEKFLPERFLTSHASIDASGQHFEFIPFGSGRRTCPGYTFALQVSYLALARLLQGFEFTTPSNMPVDMMEGLGITLPKATPLEVLLTPRLASRLYQS; encoded by the exons ATGAGTCACAAAAATCAGCCAGTGAGTTTTTCTCACCGTTGTAAGATACTACCAAGTTGTGGGCAAAACGTTCATAGTATTCTCCATTCCCTCAAGTTTGAGGACATCATGGAAATTACTTCCCATCTACTTGCAATTGCAGGGTTTTTTCTATTGGCTCTATTGTACAATCGATGGAGGGTGAGAATTGGTAGTCACAAAATTAAGGGTATGTTGGCTCCAGAGCCATCAGGTGCCTTGCCAATCATAGGTCACCTTCATAAACTACGCGGCCAAAACCCAATTGCACGAACCTTAGGTGCTATGGCTGATAAAGATGGTCCCATCTTCATGATCAGACTTGGCATGAAACCTGCACTTGTGATTAGCAGTCACGAGGCAGTGAAGGAGTGCTTCACTACAAATGACAAGGCTTTTGCTGCACGCCCAATGTCTAGCCAAGGAAAGCACCTTGGCTACAACTATGCAGTATTTGGGTTAGCCAGTTATGGAGAATATTGGCTCAAGATGCGAAAGCTAGCCAAGCTAGAACTCCTCTCTAGTCGTCGGCTTGAAACACTAAAGAATGTGCAAGTATTCGAGGTGGAAACTTTGATTAAAGATTTGTACAATCTCTGCAAGAGCAACGAGGGCAACCAAGCTAACGTGGTGATTAGTGAGTGGGTTGAGCGCCTAACCTTTAATATTATCACTAACATGATTGCAGGGAAGAGATATTTTGATAACTTCAATCATGGAAATGATGGAGAGGCACAACGTATAGGGAAAAATATTAAAGCCTTCATGTACACACTTGGGGTCCCTATCATTTCGGATCTGATTCCATTTCTAGGATGTTTTGATTTGCTGGGCCAAGTAAAATCTATGAAGCGTATTGCAAGGGAATTGGACTCTGTAGCAGGAAGTTGGGTTGAAGAACATAGTATGAGAAGGCTGAAGGGTAGTGAACCAACCGACAAGCTGGACTTCATCGATGTCATGTTATCCGAAATTGAGGATGATGCCGCATTTGGCCATTCGCGTGAAACCATTATAAAGGCAACAGCAATG AGTCTCATCTTGGGTGGCTCTGACACTACATCTCTAACCTTGACATGGCTCCTGTCCATATTATTGAATAACAAGCACGCTTTAAAGCAAGCTCAAGAAGAGCTCGATCTCAAGGTTGGTAGAGACAAGTGGGTGGACGACCATGATATCAAAGATCTAGTTTACCTCCAATCCGTAGTGAAGGAAACGTTGCGCTTGTACCCACCAAGCCCCCTATCAGTTCCACATGAGGCCAAGGAGGATTGTCATGTTTGTGGCTATTACGTCCCAAAGGGTACTCGTTTGCTTGTTAATGTGTGGAAGTTGCACCGAGATCCAAGAATTTGGGAGGACCCAGAAAAGTTTCTACCAGAGAGGTTCCTCACAAGCCATGCAAGTATAGATGCTTCAGGTCAACATTTTGAGTTCATACCATTTGGGTCTGGGAGACGAACCTGCCCAGGTTACACATTTGCGTTGCAAGTATCTTACCTGGCACTAGCTCGCTTGCTTCAGGGATTTGAGTTCACGACCCCATCAAATATGCCGGTAGACATGATGGAAGGGTTGGGCATTACCTTACCTAAGGCAACTCCCCTTGAAGTTCTTCTCACTCCACGCCTTGCTTCCAGACTCTATCAATCCTAG